The proteins below come from a single Caulobacter flavus genomic window:
- a CDS encoding DUF3363 domain-containing protein, producing MERGLHDELQGSAYAVVDGLDGRLHHLRFETLEATGDAAPGAVVALRTWTEPSGRTRHGLTTHSDLPLAAQIQAHGATWLDRQLVAREPAARADGFGAEVTSALSARQAVLVERGHASLAGGSPRPVAGLLETLREGELTRTRQALALETGQTPRLPQEGDTVAGVYRRRLDLASGRFAMIDDGLGFSLVPWRPSLERHRGQTVSGAVVGGGVDWSLGRARGPSL from the coding sequence GTGGAGCGCGGCCTCCACGATGAACTTCAGGGCAGCGCCTATGCCGTGGTCGACGGCCTGGACGGACGCCTTCATCACCTGCGTTTCGAGACTCTGGAAGCGACGGGCGACGCCGCGCCCGGCGCGGTGGTGGCCCTGCGCACCTGGACCGAGCCCTCAGGCCGGACGCGCCATGGGCTGACGACCCATTCGGACCTGCCGCTGGCGGCGCAAATCCAGGCCCACGGCGCCACCTGGCTTGATCGGCAGTTGGTGGCGCGTGAACCGGCTGCGCGCGCTGACGGATTTGGCGCCGAAGTCACGAGCGCTCTGAGCGCCCGCCAGGCGGTGCTTGTCGAGCGCGGCCACGCTTCCCTGGCCGGCGGCTCCCCGCGCCCCGTCGCCGGGCTCCTGGAAACCCTGCGCGAGGGTGAGCTGACCAGGACCCGACAAGCCCTGGCGTTGGAGACTGGTCAGACCCCAAGGCTTCCCCAGGAGGGCGACACGGTCGCGGGGGTCTATCGGCGACGGCTGGATCTGGCGTCAGGGCGGTTCGCCATGATCGACGATGGTCTCGGTTTTTCCCTCGTGCCCTGGCGGCCAAGCCTGGAGCGCCATCGCGGCCAGACCGTCTCCGGCGCCGTCGTCGGCGGCGGCGTCGACTGGTCGCTCGGCCGCGCCAGAGGGCCAAGCCTCTAG
- the trbB gene encoding P-type conjugative transfer ATPase TrbB — protein sequence MSAQLATAESLDRGARMLRTAMGCELAGWLADPDISEVMLNADGRLWIDRLSTGLADTDRRMSAADGERVIRLVAHQVGAEVHAERPRLSAELPQTGERFEGLVPPLVAAPAFAIRKPARAIVPLQAYVADGVIKPDQAARLRKAVRDRKNILVVGPTSSGKTTLTNALLAEVPADERLVLAEDLRELQCSVPNHIGLRTQVGVASLTDLVRSALRLRPDRIIVGEVRGGEALDLVKAWGTGHPGGLGTLHAGSALGALHRLEQLIQEVVVTPPRALIAETIELIAVLSGRGQARRLTELTAVAGLGPAGDYRLVPMGDLP from the coding sequence ATGTCCGCTCAGCTCGCCACCGCCGAAAGCCTCGATCGAGGCGCGCGGATGCTGCGAACGGCCATGGGCTGCGAGCTCGCCGGCTGGCTGGCCGATCCCGACATCAGCGAGGTCATGCTCAACGCCGATGGGCGTTTGTGGATCGACCGGCTGAGCACCGGCCTGGCCGACACCGATCGGCGAATGTCGGCGGCCGACGGCGAACGCGTCATTCGCCTGGTGGCCCACCAAGTCGGCGCCGAGGTCCACGCCGAACGGCCGCGCCTGTCGGCCGAGCTGCCGCAGACGGGCGAACGGTTCGAGGGCCTGGTCCCGCCGCTGGTCGCCGCACCGGCCTTCGCCATTCGCAAGCCCGCCCGCGCGATCGTCCCCCTCCAGGCCTACGTCGCCGATGGCGTCATCAAGCCCGATCAGGCCGCGCGCCTTCGCAAGGCCGTGCGCGATCGCAAAAACATCCTGGTCGTTGGCCCCACCTCGAGCGGCAAGACGACCCTCACCAACGCCCTGCTCGCCGAAGTCCCGGCCGACGAGCGCCTCGTCCTGGCCGAGGACCTGCGCGAGCTGCAGTGCTCGGTCCCCAACCATATCGGGCTGCGCACCCAGGTCGGCGTCGCCAGCCTCACCGACCTCGTCCGGAGCGCCCTGCGCCTGCGCCCCGACCGCATCATCGTCGGCGAGGTCCGCGGCGGCGAAGCGCTCGACCTCGTCAAGGCCTGGGGAACGGGCCATCCGGGAGGGCTGGGCACACTCCACGCCGGCTCCGCGCTCGGCGCCCTGCACCGTCTCGAACAGCTGATCCAGGAAGTCGTCGTCACACCGCCGCGCGCCCTGATCGCCGAGACCATCGAGCTGATCGCCGTCTTGAGCGGCCGCGGCCAAGCCCGCCGCCTCACCGAGCTCACCGCCGTCGCTGGGCTCGGCCCCGCCGGCGACTACCGCCTCGTTCCGATGGGAGACCTGCCATGA
- the trbK-alt gene encoding putative entry exclusion protein TrbK-alt, giving the protein MDPALAFRLAAAGFVATAVVVAALGQRASAVSPPPPADAPAATLAAVDPHQDALRHCQRLGAAGAEDPECLAAWAQQRDRFLGRPAPTQAR; this is encoded by the coding sequence GTGGACCCCGCCCTCGCCTTTCGGCTCGCCGCCGCCGGGTTCGTCGCCACCGCCGTGGTGGTCGCCGCCCTTGGCCAGCGCGCGAGCGCAGTGTCGCCCCCGCCGCCCGCCGACGCACCCGCCGCGACGCTCGCCGCCGTAGACCCCCACCAGGACGCCCTGCGCCATTGCCAGCGCCTAGGCGCGGCCGGCGCCGAGGATCCCGAATGCCTGGCCGCCTGGGCCCAGCAGCGGGACCGCTTCCTGGGCCGCCCCGCCCCGACGCAGGCCCGGTAG
- a CDS encoding TrbC/VirB2 family protein — translation MSQARAIAARRHVLSAFTLDRLGLLTLTAIAALHAIPAQAAGSSMPWEAPLQSILESIEGPVAKIIAVIVIISTGLALAFGETSGGFRRLIQIVFGLSIAFAASSFFLSFFSFGGGALVA, via the coding sequence ATGAGCCAAGCTCGCGCCATCGCTGCGCGCCGTCACGTCTTGAGCGCTTTCACGCTCGATCGCCTCGGCCTGCTGACCCTCACCGCCATCGCCGCGCTTCACGCAATCCCGGCGCAGGCGGCCGGCTCCTCCATGCCCTGGGAGGCGCCGCTGCAGTCGATCCTGGAGTCGATCGAAGGACCGGTCGCCAAGATCATCGCAGTGATCGTGATCATCAGCACCGGACTGGCGCTGGCCTTCGGCGAGACCTCCGGCGGCTTTCGCCGGCTCATCCAGATCGTGTTCGGCCTGAGCATCGCCTTCGCGGCCAGCTCGTTCTTCCTGTCGTTCTTCAGCTTCGGTGGCGGAGCGCTCGTCGCGTGA
- a CDS encoding VirB3 family type IV secretion system protein, with amino-acid sequence MTRPDAPLPADYYAPVHRALIEPILLGGAPRTIAIANGTLAAALGLGLRLWIVGLLFFALGQLLAAWAARSDPQVFEVGRRHLRYPPYFRI; translated from the coding sequence GTGACCCGTCCCGACGCCCCCCTGCCGGCGGACTACTACGCCCCTGTCCACCGCGCGCTGATCGAGCCCATCCTGCTGGGCGGCGCGCCACGGACGATCGCCATCGCCAACGGCACCTTGGCGGCCGCGCTCGGGCTTGGCCTCCGGCTTTGGATCGTCGGCCTGCTGTTCTTCGCCCTTGGCCAGTTGCTGGCGGCCTGGGCCGCGCGCAGCGACCCGCAGGTCTTCGAAGTCGGCCGCCGGCATCTGCGCTACCCGCCCTACTTCCGGATCTAA
- a CDS encoding CopG family transcriptional regulator, which produces MRRKHTFRLEPTLAGQLADYARRKRVPQALVVETALASHLSPDSPERLEAALSRRLDRLSRQMERLERNIEIANEAHALFVRFWLTATPAMPDTAQAAAQAKGRERYAAFVRALGRRIAAGQSLAFELSQDHDGQDGEAD; this is translated from the coding sequence ATGCGACGCAAACACACCTTTCGGCTCGAACCGACCCTGGCCGGCCAGCTGGCCGACTATGCCCGCCGCAAGCGCGTTCCCCAGGCCCTCGTCGTCGAGACGGCCCTAGCCTCCCACCTGTCGCCCGACAGTCCCGAGCGCCTGGAAGCAGCCCTGTCGCGGCGCCTGGATCGCCTCAGCCGCCAGATGGAGCGTCTCGAGCGCAACATCGAGATCGCCAACGAAGCCCATGCGCTCTTTGTCCGCTTCTGGCTGACGGCGACGCCGGCCATGCCTGACACCGCCCAGGCCGCAGCCCAGGCCAAGGGCCGCGAACGCTACGCCGCTTTCGTGCGCGCCCTGGGACGCCGGATCGCGGCGGGCCAAAGCCTGGCCTTCGAGCTTAGCCAGGACCACGACGGGCAAGACGGCGAGGCTGACTGA
- a CDS encoding thermonuclease family protein, with amino-acid sequence MLLTAAAAAAATLIACNAPPVHDGDTLRCAGERVRLFGVDAPELRRGKTPAQPFSNEARLELERLTRGRVACRFVDRDRYGRFVGTCWSNASPDVNAAMIRSGFTTEYRRYSKGQYAKAEAEAKTARRGVWASGAPAR; translated from the coding sequence ATGCTTCTGACCGCCGCTGCGGCCGCCGCCGCGACCTTGATCGCCTGCAACGCTCCGCCCGTCCACGACGGCGACACCCTGCGATGCGCAGGCGAGCGTGTGCGATTGTTCGGCGTCGACGCGCCCGAGCTGCGACGCGGAAAGACGCCGGCGCAGCCGTTCTCCAACGAAGCGCGGCTGGAGCTGGAACGGCTGACACGCGGTCGTGTGGCGTGCCGCTTCGTCGATCGCGACCGCTACGGTCGCTTCGTGGGCACGTGCTGGTCGAACGCCAGTCCCGACGTCAACGCCGCCATGATCCGCTCGGGCTTCACCACCGAGTACCGCCGCTACAGCAAGGGCCAATACGCCAAGGCCGAGGCGGAAGCCAAAACCGCCCGTCGCGGCGTCTGGGCGTCCGGCGCGCCCGCCCGCTAA
- the trbF gene encoding conjugal transfer protein TrbF, which translates to MFRRAQSHYGRTPEPETPYHRARQVWDDRIGAVAVAGRRVWALALAEGGVIVALSLALVWTNARGSVVPWVVEVDRFGEARAVGPAIADFQPTDAMIAERLERFVKQVRSIPADPVVLRNDLLTAYDFVSPNGSKALTAYVGETAPFAQVGKAQVALEVSSVVRASPTSFRLAWTERRYQDGALVTTERWSAIVTLTKLPKPTRDRLKKNPLNVAVDAIDWSKEMAS; encoded by the coding sequence ATGTTCCGACGCGCACAAAGTCACTACGGGCGAACGCCAGAACCCGAAACGCCCTATCACCGCGCCCGTCAGGTCTGGGACGATCGCATCGGCGCCGTCGCCGTGGCCGGCCGACGCGTCTGGGCGTTGGCTCTCGCTGAGGGCGGCGTCATCGTGGCTCTCAGCTTGGCCCTGGTCTGGACGAATGCGCGCGGCTCGGTCGTGCCGTGGGTGGTGGAAGTCGATCGCTTCGGCGAGGCCCGCGCGGTCGGCCCCGCCATCGCCGATTTCCAGCCGACCGACGCCATGATCGCCGAGCGTCTGGAGCGCTTCGTCAAACAGGTGCGCTCGATCCCGGCCGATCCGGTGGTCCTGCGCAACGACCTGCTGACGGCCTACGACTTCGTCAGCCCAAACGGATCCAAGGCCCTGACGGCCTATGTCGGTGAAACCGCGCCCTTCGCGCAGGTCGGCAAAGCCCAGGTCGCGCTCGAGGTCTCCAGCGTGGTCCGCGCCTCGCCCACCAGCTTTCGCCTGGCCTGGACCGAGCGCCGCTACCAGGACGGCGCCCTGGTCACGACCGAGCGTTGGTCGGCCATCGTCACCCTGACCAAGCTGCCCAAGCCCACCCGCGACCGGCTCAAGAAGAACCCCCTCAACGTCGCGGTCGATGCGATCGACTGGTCCAAGGAGATGGCCTCATGA
- the trbJ gene encoding P-type conjugative transfer protein TrbJ: protein MAGPTRRRLLLAVTTLACLPLPPAATAQVTVFDPSNYAQNVLTAARTLQSINNQIQALQNQAQGLINDARNLTGLPFSSLSALQGQLQRTRALIGQAQRLAYDVSAIEAAFKDQFGAAALTATDRDLVGLAQSRWSTSVAAFQDALKVQAGVVGNLDGARDQMTQLVQASQSADGALQAAQAGNQLMALQSQQLADLLALMAAQGRAQNLDAAARAAAQDQAREQMRRFLTPGTGYQAPPVTLFSK from the coding sequence ATGGCTGGACCCACCCGCCGGCGACTGCTGCTCGCCGTGACCACCCTTGCCTGCCTGCCGCTGCCCCCCGCCGCAACGGCGCAGGTGACCGTTTTTGATCCCAGTAACTACGCCCAGAACGTTCTGACGGCCGCGCGCACTCTGCAGAGCATCAACAATCAGATTCAGGCGCTGCAGAACCAGGCCCAGGGCCTGATCAACGATGCGCGCAATCTGACAGGCCTGCCGTTCTCGTCGCTCTCTGCGCTCCAGGGCCAGCTCCAACGGACCCGCGCCCTCATCGGTCAGGCCCAGCGGTTGGCTTACGACGTCTCGGCCATCGAGGCGGCGTTCAAAGACCAGTTCGGCGCCGCCGCGCTCACGGCCACCGACCGTGACCTGGTGGGCCTGGCCCAGTCACGCTGGTCCACCAGCGTGGCGGCCTTTCAGGACGCCCTGAAGGTCCAGGCCGGCGTCGTGGGCAATCTCGACGGCGCCCGCGATCAGATGACCCAGCTCGTTCAGGCCAGCCAGTCGGCCGACGGCGCCTTGCAGGCGGCCCAGGCGGGCAACCAGCTGATGGCCCTGCAATCCCAGCAACTGGCCGACCTCCTGGCGCTGATGGCCGCCCAGGGGCGCGCCCAGAACCTCGATGCAGCCGCCCGCGCCGCCGCCCAGGATCAGGCCCGCGAGCAGATGCGGCGGTTTCTCACGCCCGGAACCGGCTACCAAGCGCCGCCCGTCACCCTCTTTTCGAAGTGA
- a CDS encoding conjugal transfer protein TraG has protein sequence MSATRILWGQVLLVGLIVLIAVWSATQWTAAQLAYQEPLGPPWFIWRGHRVYAPPAFFWWWFVYDAYAPGVFLRGAAVAASGGLLAAAAAITMAVWRARESANVDTYGTARWATTREAKAAGLLGETGVVLGQLGEAYLRHDGPEHCLCFAPTRSGKGVGLVLPTLLTWPGSAIVHDIKGENWQLTSGFRARHGRVLLFDPTNRASAAYNPLLEVRRGEWEVRDVQNIADILVDPEGSLEKRNHWEKTSHALLVGAILHVLYAERDKTLAGVAAFLSDPERPILATLRVMMRTRHLGEAGVHPVVASVARELRDKSDNERSGVLSTAMTFLNLYRDPVVAQVTGQCDWRIADLVEGPRPTTLYLVVPPSDISRTKPLIRLMLNQIGRRLTETLGPIGQRHRLLLMLDEFPALGRLDFFESALAFMAGYGLKSVLIAQSLNQIEKAYGSFNSILDNCHVRVSFATNDERTAKRVSDALGVATELRAMRNYAGHRLSPWLGHLMVSRQETARQLLTPGEVMQLPADEEIVMVSGAPPIRARKVRYYQDARLRRRVLTPPQPASLKRPAPGPDDWTGLTVPAAPSPAPSAAGYRHDDDDDEGGGPRREPGLPEHEDITAPPTVQDEFAFDDADLDAGQIARRLALQRRMGAVARQASLDPDDGVEL, from the coding sequence ATGTCCGCCACCCGGATCCTCTGGGGCCAGGTTCTCCTCGTTGGCCTGATCGTCCTGATCGCCGTGTGGTCGGCGACCCAATGGACCGCCGCCCAACTGGCCTACCAGGAGCCGCTGGGACCACCCTGGTTCATCTGGCGCGGCCACCGGGTCTACGCCCCGCCCGCCTTCTTCTGGTGGTGGTTCGTCTATGACGCCTACGCGCCGGGCGTCTTCCTGCGCGGCGCGGCAGTGGCTGCGTCGGGCGGCCTTCTTGCAGCCGCAGCGGCCATCACCATGGCCGTTTGGCGCGCCCGCGAAAGCGCCAATGTCGACACCTACGGCACCGCGCGTTGGGCCACGACGCGCGAGGCCAAGGCCGCTGGCCTGCTCGGCGAGACCGGCGTGGTCCTGGGCCAGCTCGGCGAGGCCTATCTGCGCCACGACGGCCCCGAGCATTGCCTGTGCTTTGCCCCGACCCGATCGGGCAAGGGCGTGGGCCTGGTGCTGCCCACCCTTCTGACCTGGCCCGGCTCGGCCATCGTCCACGACATCAAGGGCGAGAACTGGCAGCTCACCAGCGGCTTTCGCGCCCGCCATGGCCGGGTCCTGCTTTTTGATCCGACCAACCGGGCTTCAGCTGCCTACAACCCCTTGCTGGAGGTGCGGCGCGGCGAGTGGGAAGTCCGCGACGTCCAGAACATCGCCGACATCCTGGTCGATCCGGAAGGATCGCTCGAGAAGCGCAACCACTGGGAAAAAACCAGCCACGCCCTTCTGGTCGGCGCGATCCTCCACGTGCTGTACGCCGAACGCGACAAGACCCTCGCGGGCGTGGCCGCGTTCCTGTCCGATCCCGAACGCCCGATCCTGGCGACCCTACGGGTGATGATGCGCACCCGCCACCTCGGCGAGGCCGGGGTCCATCCGGTCGTCGCGTCCGTGGCCCGCGAGCTGCGCGACAAGTCCGACAACGAGCGCTCGGGCGTGCTCTCGACGGCCATGACCTTCCTCAACCTCTACCGCGATCCGGTGGTGGCTCAGGTGACCGGCCAGTGTGACTGGCGCATCGCCGATCTGGTCGAAGGCCCCCGCCCCACCACGCTGTACCTCGTCGTCCCGCCGTCCGACATCAGCCGCACCAAGCCGCTGATCCGTCTGATGCTCAACCAGATCGGCCGGCGGCTGACCGAGACCCTCGGCCCGATCGGCCAGCGCCACCGATTGCTCCTGATGCTGGACGAGTTTCCAGCCCTGGGGCGGCTCGACTTCTTCGAGAGCGCTCTGGCGTTCATGGCCGGCTACGGCCTCAAATCGGTGCTGATCGCCCAGTCGCTGAACCAGATCGAGAAGGCGTACGGGTCCTTCAACTCCATTCTCGACAACTGCCACGTCCGGGTCAGCTTCGCCACGAACGACGAGCGGACCGCCAAGCGGGTGTCCGACGCCCTGGGCGTGGCCACCGAGCTTCGCGCGATGCGCAACTACGCCGGCCACAGGCTTTCGCCATGGCTGGGCCACCTGATGGTTTCGCGCCAGGAGACGGCGCGCCAGCTCCTCACCCCAGGCGAAGTGATGCAACTGCCAGCCGACGAGGAAATCGTGATGGTGTCGGGCGCGCCGCCCATCCGCGCCCGCAAGGTCCGCTACTACCAGGACGCCCGACTGCGCCGGCGCGTTCTGACCCCGCCGCAGCCCGCATCGCTGAAGAGGCCCGCGCCGGGTCCGGACGACTGGACGGGACTGACCGTCCCCGCCGCTCCCTCGCCAGCGCCGTCCGCGGCCGGCTATCGGCACGACGACGACGACGACGAAGGCGGCGGACCTCGCCGCGAGCCGGGCTTGCCTGAGCACGAGGACATCACCGCGCCCCCAACCGTGCAGGACGAATTCGCGTTCGACGATGCGGATCTCGACGCAGGCCAGATCGCCCGCCGACTGGCGCTTCAGCGACGCATGGGCGCGGTGGCTCGCCAAGCCAGCCTGGACCCGGACGATGGCGTGGAGCTCTGA
- the trbL gene encoding P-type conjugative transfer protein TrbL, giving the protein MEGSGVIDRFLGVFGSYIESGFGLLSGEVAFIATSLIVIDVTLAALFWSLGEGDDILAKLIRKTLFVGVFAYLISNWSMLARVVFESFAGLGLKATGAAFTQADLLRPGRVAQVGIDAGRPLLESISGLMGYVAFFENFIQIAVLFIAWLVVLLSFFILAIQLFIVLIEFKLTTLCGFVLIPFGLFGKTAFLAERVLGNVMSSGVKVLVIAVIVGIGSTLFSSFTPVLNERQPNLEEVLAIVLAALTLLGLGIFGPGVASGIVSGGPQLGAGSAVGTGLAAGGAMAAAAAAGGLVVGGAAGAAAGLARGAAGLAGAATGAAQTGGALGVAKAAGGAAISPLRAAAQGLKARFEAARQTQHGAPPSPPDQSASSQAPPAWAQRMQTRQHLSHGAATAASAVNSGDAASGAGGSVDLSEGS; this is encoded by the coding sequence ATGGAAGGGTCCGGCGTCATCGACCGCTTTCTTGGGGTCTTCGGAAGCTATATCGAGTCCGGCTTTGGCCTCCTCAGCGGCGAGGTGGCGTTTATCGCCACCAGCCTCATCGTCATCGACGTCACCCTGGCGGCGCTCTTCTGGAGCCTGGGCGAAGGCGACGACATTCTGGCCAAGCTGATACGCAAAACTCTCTTTGTCGGCGTCTTCGCCTATCTGATCAGCAACTGGAGCATGCTGGCCCGGGTGGTCTTCGAGAGCTTCGCCGGTCTTGGCCTCAAGGCGACGGGCGCGGCCTTCACCCAGGCTGACCTCCTGCGCCCTGGCCGCGTCGCGCAGGTCGGGATCGATGCAGGCCGACCTCTGCTGGAGTCGATCTCCGGCTTGATGGGGTACGTCGCCTTCTTCGAGAACTTCATTCAGATCGCCGTGCTGTTCATTGCCTGGCTGGTCGTCCTGCTGAGCTTCTTCATTCTGGCGATCCAGCTCTTCATCGTGCTGATCGAGTTCAAGCTCACCACCCTCTGTGGCTTCGTGCTCATTCCGTTTGGCCTGTTCGGCAAGACCGCCTTCCTGGCCGAACGCGTGCTGGGCAACGTCATGTCCTCGGGCGTCAAGGTGCTCGTCATCGCCGTGATCGTCGGGATCGGCTCGACCCTGTTTTCCAGCTTCACGCCGGTTCTGAACGAGCGCCAGCCAAACCTGGAAGAGGTCCTGGCCATCGTCCTGGCCGCCCTGACGCTCCTGGGCCTTGGCATCTTCGGTCCGGGCGTAGCCAGCGGCATCGTGTCGGGCGGTCCCCAGCTGGGCGCCGGCTCGGCCGTCGGCACGGGGCTGGCCGCGGGCGGCGCCATGGCCGCCGCCGCCGCCGCCGGCGGTCTGGTCGTCGGCGGCGCTGCGGGCGCGGCCGCTGGGCTGGCGCGCGGCGCGGCGGGCCTGGCCGGCGCGGCGACCGGTGCGGCCCAGACCGGCGGCGCCTTGGGCGTGGCCAAGGCGGCTGGTGGCGCGGCTATCAGCCCGCTGCGCGCCGCTGCTCAGGGCCTGAAGGCGCGGTTCGAGGCCGCGCGCCAGACCCAACACGGCGCACCGCCGTCACCGCCCGACCAGAGCGCATCCAGTCAAGCCCCGCCGGCCTGGGCCCAACGCATGCAGACCCGCCAGCATCTGTCGCATGGCGCAGCCACCGCCGCGAGCGCCGTCAATTCCGGCGACGCCGCCAGCGGCGCGGGCGGCTCCGTCGACCTATCGGAAGGATCGTGA
- the trbE gene encoding conjugal transfer protein TrbE, with product MLALGVYRDTRPRLSDYLPWAALVAPGVVLNKDGALQRTAAFRGPDLDSATPAELTAVTARLGAALRRLGSGWAMFVEAQRAPAVAYPQSRFDDPASALVDLERTEQFSQTGAHFESRYFLTLAWLPPAEEARRAEGWLFEGRKAVATDPWTQTKAFIVETDRLLQLLDGFMPQCAWLDDGQTLSYLHSTVSTVRQTLAVPHTPIHLDALLATQPLVGGLEPRLGRAHLRTLTLVGFPSATFPGVLDELNRLAFDYRWTTRAVMLDKLAAAKVLGRIRRQWFAKRKSVAAILKEVMTNEASVLVDNDAANKAADADAALQDLGADIVGHAYVTATLTVWDEDPARASEKLRQVEKVVRGRDFSTIVETLNAVEAWLGSLPGHVYANVRQPPISTQNLAHIVPLSAVWAGPERNDHLDGPPLFYARTEGATPFRLSLHVDDVAHTLVAGPTGAGKSVFLAFTALSWRRYPNNQIFAFDHGASLRAAGLAMGGEWHDLGAEVPGRTVSLQPLRRIDEPGERAWALEWLAAVLAREGVTIDPAAKAHLWSALESLASAPPVERTLSGLAALLQAPALKQALAPFCLGGAHGRLLDADTESLGTASVQVFETAGLLKTNAAPAVLAYLFHRIEHALDGRPTLILIDEGWLILEDPVFAGQLREWIKTLRKKNGAVVFATEALLDLDASPVAATILDSCPTRIFLPNARAAEPRSQAIYRKFGLNDRQIEIISRAAPRRDYYCQSRQGHRLFDLGLGEIALAFCAAASKPDQALIDAIDAAPGAAFTRAWLLARGLPWAADLVSHLPLEP from the coding sequence ATGCTCGCCCTCGGCGTCTATCGCGACACCCGTCCTCGCCTCAGCGACTACCTGCCCTGGGCCGCCCTTGTCGCCCCAGGCGTCGTACTCAACAAGGACGGCGCCCTTCAGCGGACCGCGGCGTTTCGCGGTCCTGATCTCGACAGCGCCACGCCCGCCGAGCTGACCGCCGTCACCGCCCGCCTGGGTGCAGCACTGCGTCGCCTGGGCAGCGGCTGGGCGATGTTCGTCGAGGCCCAACGCGCACCCGCCGTCGCCTATCCACAGAGCCGCTTTGACGATCCGGCCTCGGCGCTCGTCGATCTGGAACGCACCGAACAATTCAGCCAGACCGGCGCCCACTTCGAAAGCCGCTACTTCCTTACCCTGGCCTGGCTTCCTCCGGCCGAGGAGGCCCGTCGCGCCGAGGGCTGGCTGTTCGAGGGGCGCAAGGCGGTCGCGACCGATCCCTGGACCCAGACCAAGGCCTTCATCGTCGAGACTGACCGGCTGCTGCAGCTGCTCGACGGCTTCATGCCGCAATGCGCCTGGCTCGATGACGGCCAAACCCTCAGCTACCTCCACTCGACCGTCAGCACCGTCCGCCAGACCCTGGCGGTTCCCCACACCCCCATCCACCTGGACGCCCTGCTGGCCACCCAGCCGCTGGTCGGCGGGCTCGAACCCAGACTCGGCCGCGCCCATCTGCGAACCCTGACCCTGGTCGGGTTTCCAAGCGCCACCTTTCCCGGCGTGCTCGACGAGCTCAATCGGCTGGCCTTCGACTATCGCTGGACCACGCGCGCGGTGATGCTCGACAAGCTGGCCGCCGCCAAGGTGCTCGGGCGTATCCGTCGCCAGTGGTTCGCCAAGCGCAAGTCCGTCGCCGCCATCCTCAAGGAGGTGATGACCAACGAGGCCTCCGTCCTCGTCGACAACGACGCGGCCAACAAGGCCGCCGACGCCGACGCTGCCTTGCAAGACCTGGGCGCCGACATCGTCGGCCACGCCTACGTGACCGCCACCCTGACAGTCTGGGACGAGGATCCCGCTCGGGCGTCGGAGAAACTGCGCCAAGTCGAGAAGGTCGTTCGGGGTCGGGACTTCTCGACCATCGTCGAAACCCTCAACGCCGTGGAAGCCTGGCTGGGCTCCCTGCCCGGCCACGTCTACGCCAATGTCCGTCAGCCGCCGATCTCGACCCAGAACCTCGCCCACATCGTGCCGCTATCGGCGGTCTGGGCGGGCCCGGAGCGCAACGACCACCTCGACGGCCCGCCTCTGTTCTACGCGCGCACCGAAGGCGCGACGCCGTTTCGCCTGAGCCTGCACGTCGATGATGTGGCCCACACCCTGGTCGCCGGCCCGACTGGCGCGGGCAAGTCGGTGTTCCTGGCCTTCACGGCCCTGTCGTGGCGGCGCTACCCCAACAACCAGATCTTCGCCTTCGACCACGGCGCGTCCCTGCGCGCGGCCGGCTTGGCCATGGGCGGAGAGTGGCACGACCTTGGCGCAGAGGTCCCAGGCCGCACCGTGTCGCTACAGCCCTTGCGCCGCATCGACGAACCGGGCGAACGCGCCTGGGCGCTCGAATGGCTCGCCGCCGTGCTCGCTCGCGAAGGTGTCACGATCGATCCAGCCGCCAAGGCCCACCTGTGGTCGGCTCTGGAGTCCCTGGCCAGCGCGCCGCCCGTCGAGCGGACGCTCTCGGGTCTGGCCGCGCTCCTCCAGGCGCCGGCGCTCAAACAAGCCCTCGCGCCGTTCTGCCTGGGCGGTGCTCACGGGCGGCTCCTCGACGCCGACACCGAGAGCCTCGGGACCGCGTCGGTGCAGGTCTTCGAGACCGCGGGACTGCTCAAGACCAACGCCGCCCCCGCCGTGCTCGCCTACCTCTTTCACCGCATCGAGCATGCGCTCGACGGTCGCCCAACGCTCATCCTCATCGACGAAGGGTGGCTGATCCTCGAAGACCCGGTGTTCGCCGGCCAGCTGCGCGAGTGGATCAAGACCCTGCGCAAGAAGAACGGCGCGGTCGTCTTCGCCACCGAGGCCCTGCTGGACCTGGACGCCAGCCCCGTCGCCGCGACCATCCTCGACAGCTGCCCGACCCGGATCTTCCTTCCCAACGCGCGAGCCGCCGAGCCGCGCAGCCAGGCGATCTACCGCAAGTTCGGCCTCAATGACCGACAGATCGAGATCATCAGCCGCGCGGCGCCGCGTCGCGACTACTACTGCCAGTCGCGCCAAGGCCACCGCCTGTTCGACCTGGGCCTGGGCGAGATCGCCCTGGCCTTCTGCGCGGCCGCCTCCAAACCCGACCAGGCCCTGATCGACGCGATCGACGCCGCGCCCGGCGCGGCGTTCACCCGCGCCTGGCTTCTCGCCCGTGGCCTGCCCTGGGCCGCCGACCTTGTGTCTCACCTGCCCCTGGAGCCCTGA